From one Lycium ferocissimum isolate CSIRO_LF1 chromosome 5, AGI_CSIRO_Lferr_CH_V1, whole genome shotgun sequence genomic stretch:
- the LOC132057216 gene encoding pentatricopeptide repeat-containing protein At3g53360, mitochondrial, whose protein sequence is MMKRLGSIRNYVNHSIQPFLKNEQSSNDHIIFLCKQKLFKQALEAFELLERNTSYNLYPSTYAQLVSACSSLRSLKYARKVHSHVLASNYQPDMIFHNHLLNMYGKCGSLKDARKVFDEMLERNLVTWTSIIAGYSQNGEENEAVSLYFQMRQFGLIPDQFTFGSVIKACSNMNQVELGKQLHGHVMKSEHGSHLIAQNALIAMYTKFSQVNEALTVFSRIKSKDLISWSSMIAGYSQLGYELEALSCLKEMLSQGIYKLNEFVFGSVFNACRSLARAEYGRQIHGLSIKFGLSFDAFAGCAVTDMYARCGWLCSARTAFYQIGNPDLVSWNALIAGFAYGGNPDEAICLFSQMRTLSLTPDDVTVRSLLCAFVSPSALFLGKQVHCYVIKSGFDIEISISNTLLSMYANCSDLPDAHKIFTEIKHKADLVSWNAILTAYLQQRDSGEVFSLFKMMLLSSDKPDHITLVNMLGASGKVASLEIGDQICCYAMKNGLSEDSCVMNALIDMYVKCGHMTSAKKLFDNMKNPDAVSWSSLIVGYALFGYGEKALDLFQKMRYLAVKPNQVTFVGVLTACSHVGRVKEGWQLFRDMQMEFGIVPTREHCCCVVDLLARAGCIEEAEAFINQMELDPDIVVWKTLLAACKTRNNLDVGKRAAEKILEIDPSNSAAHVLLCNIFASTGSWKDVASLRGLMRQKGVKKVPGQSWIEVKDRIHVFLAEDCVHPERDRIYCMLDELWLQMLDDDYLPIQI, encoded by the coding sequence ATGATGAAAAGGTTAGGATCAATCCGGAACTATGTTAATCATAGCATACAGCCTTTTTTGAAGAATGAACAGTCAAGTAATGATCATATAATTTTCTTGTGTAAGCAAAAGTTATTTAAACAAGCTTTAGAGGCATTTGAGTTGTTAGAAAGGAACACATCTTATAATTTGTATCCAAGCACGTATGCACAGCTAGTATCCGCATGTTCGTCCCTTAGATCCCTGAAGTATGCTAGGAAAGTTCATAGTCATGTATTAGCATCGAATTATCAGCCAGACATGATTTTTCATAACCATTTGTTGAATATGTATGGTAAGTGTGGGTCGTTGAAGGATGCTCGAAAGGTGTTTGACGAAATGCTTGAACGGAATTTGGTAACTTGGACTTCTATAATTGCTGGGTACTCACAAAATGGTGAGGAGAATGAAGCTGTGAGTCTTTACTTTCAAATGCGACAGTTTGGTCTTATACCGGACCAGTTTACATTTGGAAGCGTAATCAAAGCGTGCTCGAATATGAATCAAGTGGAGTTAGGGAAGCAGTTGCATGGCCATGTGATGAAATCAGAACATGGTTCCCACCTTATTGCTCAGAATGCACTGATCGCGATGTATACGAAGTTTAGTCAAGTTAACGAGGCATTGACAGTGTTCTCGCGTATTAAATCGAAGGATTTGATTTCGTGGAGCTCAATGATTGCTGGATATTCACAGCTTGGTTATGAATTAGAAGCTCTGTCCTGCTTGAAAGAGATGCTTAGTCAGGGAATTTACAAACTGAATGAATTTGTTTTTGGAAGCGTTTTTAATGCCTGTAGAAGTCTTGCACGGGCTGAATATGGAAGACAAATACATGGTTTAAGTATAAAATTCGGGCTTAGCTTTGATGCTTTTGCTGGTTGTGCTGTTACTGACATGTATGCCAGATGTGGATGGTTGTGTTCTGCAAGAACTGCATTCTACCAGATAGGAAATCCCGATCTCGTATCCTGGAATGCTCTGATTGCGGGGTTTGCATATGGAGGTAATCCTGATGAAGCTATATGTCTATTTTCTCAGATGAGAACTTTGAGTTTGACACCAGATGATGTCACAGTTCGTTCTTTACTTTGTGCCTTTGTAAGTCCATCTGCTCTCTTTCTAGGAAAGCAAGTGCACTGCTATGTTATTAAGAGTGGCTTTGATATAGAGATTTCCATCTCTAATACGTTACTTTCAATGTATGCCAACTGTTCAGATCTTCCGGATGCACATAAAATATTCACTGAGATAAAACACAAGGCAGATTTAGTCTCGTGGAATGCCATTCTTACAGCTTATCTACAACAGAGAGATTCTGGAGAAGTCTTCTCATTATTTAAAATGATGCTTCTTTCTTCTGATAAGCCTGATCATATTACATTAGTTAATATGCTTGGGGCTTCAGGCAAAGTAGCCTCTTTGGAAATAGGAGACCAGATTTGTTGCTATGCCATGAAAAATGGGCTAAGTGAAGATAGCTGTGTGATGAACGCCTTAATTGACATGTATGTGAAATGTGGACATAtgacaagtgctaagaagctcTTTGATAATATGAAGAACCCTGATGCGGTCTCATGGAGTAGTTTAATAGTGGGGTATGCTCTGTTTGGATACGGAGAAAAAGCTCTAGATCTCTTCCAGAAGATGAGATATTTAGCTGTCAAGCCAAACCAAGTTACCTTTGTCGGTGTTTTGACTGCTTGTAGTCATGTTGGACGAGTAAAAGAAGGGTGGCAGTTGTTCAGAGACATGCAAATGGAGTTTGGTATTGTACCAACTAGAGAGCATTGTTGCTGTGTGGTTGACTTGCTTGCCCGAGCAGGTTGCATAGAAGAAGCAGAAGCTTTTATCAATCAAATGGAACTTGATCCTGATATTGTGGTGTGGAAAACTTTGTTAGCTGCTTGTAAGACACGTAACAATCTTGATGTTGGCAAACGAGCCGCAGAGAAAATCTTGGAGATTGATCCCTCGAATTCTGCTGCACATGTGTTACTCTGTAACATTTTTGCTTCTACTGGCAGTTGGAAAGACGTTGCATCACTGAGGGGTCTGATGAGACAAAAAGGTGTCAAAAAGGTTCCAGGTCAAAGCTGGATTGAAGTCAAAGACCGGATCCATGTCTTCTTGGCTGAGGACTGTGTGCACCCAGAGAGGGACAGAATATATTGCATGCTAGATGAACTATGGCTACAGATGCTGGATGATGATTATTTGCCCATTCAGATTTAA